In Columba livia isolate bColLiv1 breed racing homer chromosome Z, bColLiv1.pat.W.v2, whole genome shotgun sequence, one DNA window encodes the following:
- the LOC102096497 gene encoding gamma-secretase subunit Aph-1b has protein sequence MTLAVFFGCTFIAFGPAFGLFVFTIARDPLRIIILIAGAFFWLVSLLLSSLIWFIAVKASDPRDEPLQKGLLIFGVMFSVLLQEAFRFLYYKLLRKAIEGLVALSEDGCSPISIQQMAYVAGVGFGLMSGAFSMINLLADALGPGTVGIYGDSQLYFLTSAFMTMVLIFLHTFWGILFFHGCEHRRWWEITAVVVMHLAVSGSTFFNPLYVGSLVPSYLLMAAAATWAYMLSGGSAQNLRRFLLCLRSGASPQPGS, from the exons ATGACGCTCGCCGTCTTCTTCGGGTGCACATTCATCGCCTTCGGGCCGGCCTTCGGCCTCTTCGTCTTCACCATCGCCCGCGACCCCCTCCGCATCATCATCCTCATCGCCGG GGCTTTCTTCTGGCTTGTGTCGCTGCTGCTCTCTTCCCTCATCTGGTTCATCGCAGTCAAAGCCAGTGACCCCCGGGATGAGCCCTTGCAGAAGGGGCTCCTGATATTCGGGGTGAtgttctctgtgctgctgcaggaggccTTCCGCTTCCTCTACTACAAGCTCCTCAG GAAGGCTATCGAGGGGCTGGTGGCCCTCAGCGAGGATGGCTGCTCCCCCATTTCCATCCAGCAAATGGCGTATG TGGCTGGTGTGGGCTTTGGGCTCATGAGTGGCGCCTTCTCCATGATCAATCTCCTGGCTGACGCGTTGGGGCCCGGCACTGTGGGGATCTATGGGGACTCGCAGCTCTACTTCCTGACCTCAG CTTTTATGACCATGGTGCTGATTTTCCTTCACACCTTCTGGGGGATCCTCTTCTTCCATGGCTGTGAGCATCGGCGCTGGTGGGAGATCACAGCAGTTGTTGTCATGCACCTTGCTGTTTCGGGGTCG aCATTTTTCAACCCCCTGTACGTGGGCAGCCTGGTGCCTTCCTACCTGCtgatggctgctgctgccacctggGCTTACATGCTCTCAGGGGGATCTGCCCAGAACCTGCGACGCTTCCTGCTCT GTCTACGTAGTGGAGCCAGCCCCCAGCCAGGATCCTGA